A portion of the Coturnix japonica isolate 7356 chromosome 4, Coturnix japonica 2.1, whole genome shotgun sequence genome contains these proteins:
- the ATOH8 gene encoding LOW QUALITY PROTEIN: protein atonal homolog 8 (The sequence of the model RefSeq protein was modified relative to this genomic sequence to represent the inferred CDS: deleted 1 base in 1 codon), with translation MRSTPLAEGEPWPRLCPAAELGGLRRLRRKHGCKSFRVELKVLSGRRPGIRAPPAPPPPPPAPPPAWEPRGAAALGAASSAFPAVPPEAAGPPPPALPQPPPPPPAASPRPRPGEAAGVSPEIKALQQTRRLLANARERTRVHTISAAFEALRKQVPCYSYGQKLSKLAILRIACNYILSLARLADLDYSADHSNMSFSECVEQCTRTLQAEGRSKKRKE, from the exons ATGCGGAGCACGCCGCTGGCCGAGGGCGAGCCCTGGCCTCGCCTCTGTCCCGCCGCCGAGCTCGGGGGGCTGCGGCGCTTGAGACGCAAACACGGCTGCAAAAGTTTCCGCGTTGAACTCAAAGTGCTGAGCGGGCGGCGGCCGGGGATCCGCGCACCCCCCGCTCCTCCGCCGCCTCCCCCGGCTCCGCCGCCCGCTTGGGAACCTCGCGGAGCCGCCGCTCTCGGAGCCGCCTCCAGCGCCTTCCCCGCCGTCCCGCCGGAG GCCGCCGGCCCCCCGCCGCCGGCCCTCCCGCAgcctccgccgccgcctcccgccgcctCCCCGCGCCCGCGGCCGGGCGAGGCTGCCGGCGTCTCGCCGGAGATCAAAGCCCTGCAGCAGACGCGGCGGCTGTTGGCCAACGCCCGGGAGAGGACCCGCGTCCACACCATCAGCGCCGCCTTCGAGGCGCTGCGGAAGCAG GTTCCCTGCTATTCTTATGGTCAAAAGTTGTCCAAACTGGCCATCTTGAGAATAGCCTGTAACTATATCCTTTCCCTGGCCAGACTAGCAGACCTGGATTACAGCGCTGACCACAGTAACATGAGCTTCTCTGAATGCGTGGAGCAGTGCACTAGGACCTtacaagcagaaggaagatCTAAAAAAAGGAAG